From the genome of Candidatus Dormiibacterota bacterium, one region includes:
- a CDS encoding serine/threonine-protein kinase, whose product MPKTIGRYEILEEVGRGSMGVVYKARDPRIGRVVALKTIAFSFPLGPGEEEEFLQRFYHEAQVAGRLNHPNIVTIYDVGEKGDGGDAYIAMEFMTGTNLHELLSGGGRLPLAQAADVLEKLAQALDYAHDNGVIHRDIKPANILLTDSGQPKILDFGIARLAAGGLTRPGKFFGTPNYMSPEQVTGSNVDGRTDQFSLGVILYQLLTGEKPFVGDSVTAISYQVVNVEPPPPTKLNPALRPPFDRIVRKVLSKNASDRYPRCADLSNDLKTAVGEWRESAEKSTPPTLVSREESASAAAETGEGGKRGVTFLAPRFARILAGHGSPLGVGWIAFLVCLVLLAAAPFLLYRSPARRSGGPQPLGLLTSPSGARTGADPALSGIGVAPSQEAPDPAQAGRLRVTLSHRFNSGRIEVRIDGAKTLEDRLRGTGSKTRFVRTLSVPAGSHRVEVRVTSGHTFDGIEGIQGEFRPREQKELTVSVSPISRRLKLRFEEPETAEHK is encoded by the coding sequence ATGCCGAAGACGATTGGGCGCTACGAGATCCTCGAGGAGGTCGGGCGGGGATCCATGGGGGTGGTCTACAAGGCCCGCGACCCCAGGATCGGCCGCGTGGTGGCCCTCAAGACGATCGCCTTCTCCTTCCCGCTCGGCCCGGGGGAGGAGGAGGAATTCCTGCAGCGTTTCTACCACGAGGCCCAGGTCGCCGGGCGCCTCAACCACCCGAACATCGTCACGATCTACGACGTCGGCGAGAAGGGGGACGGCGGCGACGCCTACATCGCGATGGAATTCATGACGGGCACGAACCTGCACGAGCTCCTGTCCGGCGGCGGACGTCTGCCGCTGGCCCAGGCGGCCGACGTTTTGGAGAAGCTGGCCCAGGCCCTCGATTACGCCCACGATAACGGCGTCATCCACCGGGACATCAAGCCGGCGAACATTCTTCTGACGGATAGCGGGCAGCCGAAGATCCTCGACTTCGGCATCGCGCGCCTGGCTGCGGGCGGTCTGACACGGCCTGGGAAGTTCTTCGGCACGCCGAACTACATGTCTCCCGAGCAGGTGACCGGGAGCAACGTGGACGGCCGAACCGACCAGTTCTCCCTCGGGGTCATTCTCTATCAGCTCCTCACGGGCGAGAAGCCGTTCGTAGGCGACAGCGTCACCGCTATCTCGTATCAGGTGGTCAACGTTGAACCGCCCCCGCCCACCAAGCTCAACCCCGCCCTGCGTCCCCCGTTCGACCGGATCGTCCGGAAGGTGCTCTCCAAGAACGCTTCCGATCGATACCCTCGCTGCGCCGACCTCTCGAACGATCTGAAAACCGCCGTCGGCGAGTGGCGGGAGTCGGCGGAGAAATCGACACCACCGACTCTGGTCTCACGCGAGGAGTCTGCATCGGCGGCCGCAGAGACGGGCGAAGGGGGGAAGCGCGGTGTCACTTTTCTGGCCCCGCGGTTCGCGCGGATCCTGGCGGGACACGGCTCACCCCTCGGAGTCGGGTGGATTGCGTTCCTGGTCTGCCTGGTTCTCCTGGCCGCGGCCCCTTTCCTCCTGTACCGTTCTCCGGCCCGACGCTCGGGCGGGCCGCAGCCGCTGGGTCTTCTGACGAGTCCCTCCGGCGCGCGGACTGGCGCAGACCCCGCCCTGTCGGGGATCGGGGTTGCCCCGTCGCAGGAGGCGCCCGATCCGGCCCAGGCCGGCCGCCTCCGGGTGACCCTGTCCCACCGCTTCAATTCCGGGCGCATCGAGGTCCGAATCGACGGCGCAAAGACCCTCGAGGACAGACTCAGGGGGACCGGCAGCAAGACGCGATTCGTCCGAACCCTGTCGGTGCCGGCGGGCAGCCACCGCGTCGAGGTGCGGGTCACGAGCGGCCATACGTTCGACGGAATCGAGGGGATACAGGGGGAGTTCCGTCCCCGGGAGCAGAAGGAGTTGACGGTATCCGTGAGTCCGATCAGCAGGAGGCTCAAGTTGCGCTTCGAGGAGCCGGAAACGGCGGAGCACAAGTGA